From Etheostoma cragini isolate CJK2018 chromosome 1, CSU_Ecrag_1.0, whole genome shotgun sequence, a single genomic window includes:
- the baz2ba gene encoding bromodomain adjacent to zinc finger domain protein 2B isoform X8, with product MESGERLASPAPTLSAARTSSPAASSSSSSSSSSSPAPHSKSSLAPSPSALGSTLSTSGRLFGAPGEQPFIGSTLSSAFPLVNHPAFGALYTTGAGRPEFGGLGSLGMSAALAAHPQLGALSAEWWRAAEAHGRGAAAFLPSFISFPPFFTPHLQPNHSASPVQIRMPGKNSHAPPKGVNGAVNGSGVCPPTTQSGSFSASPASVQASTKPTKKSDPSDSHRSSPKSNPELVEKPIHKTQKKQRKKPADTCVASNSESGTSSDSSSDGSLSSDLEDLAEDDEDDEDEDEDDEEEDKQSDMSDSEKRSRKRTKVLIPGTGTAKTDRPFSGELHDKKDTQAHKVSSNPPNLLPLPCSASPPALSQTALLAMHSSRSWTEGPQQHFSVIQSTGLAANSKPLALLSQPQRESSSPIALTTSPKALCSTASPKPPKLLPSSSPQHLPLSLCSSPKPRSVPSPPHSTLPLSTSAKPFGLTSSATSSQKSSLKPPRCTVPGSGKSNKKKQLEASLAQINEFRLKQTLMSQGQTFPAELKKQQQGPNKSPKRTSLSSSPLPPALPPPPQNNHSNLFLSSALLGLPEPHHPNGVIQSITQDAPLALITKPRKDSACHGKSPQCDSDAGSMPVNLSTGASRTQTTGQSGPPSQPSTTSPHATGHGSRKNKTTKGKGQTPGLGQTPGLGQADPLAAWKGFSQNHLVQSLVDLFRGGEPGIGIPGVGIPGVGIPGVGIPGTCNPTAGLPANKESDDSGDDDDDEDDDLEEEEEEEEDEEDSDDSLSESDSNSDSDISGKKVKELKLLPSGSSKKEMTPRRLTKGPELLNTSTNHTATSCSPLNLQVIKTPTMVTSSSALAYHSSPGSSSYSLASPLGLGKRKRVMDEKELMIPLELGWRRETRIKSVAGRSQGEVAYYGPCGKKLRQYPDVMKYLSRNGISGITRDNFSFSAKIRVGDFYEAREGPQGLQWSLLNEEEVIPHILAMEGRRGRPPNSDRQVAGEGGKGSRRRKGRPPNVGDPLVPEGPSPSEVKLLRKLEAQEIARQAAQMKLMRKLEKQAMARAAKEARKQQAIMAAEERRKQKEQIKILKQQEKIKRIQQIRMEKELRAQQILEAKRRKKEEAANAKILEAEKRIKEKELRRQQAEILKHQERERRRQHIMLMKAVEARKKAEERERLRQEKRDEKRLNKERKLEQRRLELEIARELKKPNEDMCLSDHKPLPEFSRIPGLILPGRAVSNCLMLMQFLRGFGKVLGLDLNVDVPTLGMLQEGLLNVGDSMGQVQDLLVKLLSLAVCDPGLPPGQKTKTMLGDHLTNVGINRDNVSEVLQMYMGAHCANTELAPLALSLKTKAFQAHKPTQKASILGFLANELACSKAVISEIDKNLDQMANMRKDKVIMEGKLKKLKTIHAKRTGRREASMGVEENQSMGTPSSAAKRKRKLGGDSDDDDDDDDDSDDQAEDEEDEEEEEIKKVKKVETYDEDEVDQATSLEELEKQIEKLAKQHHQTRRKLFEISHSLRSMMYGQDRYRRRYWVLPHCGGVFIEAMESGEAPEELEEERQRRRRAAEEVQVKEEPQEIELQKENATNLDGQSIRTQGLEQENEEEKERKKNSTALFYQQPGCNSKLFTFRDDGKDFGKDTVMAEDKEIPRVRHNGSPVGTPVATSTVTSSSPIHSTSEPAVAKKTSFKDTTNIPPLASTSLSVPCLPVPHESPGNTPPTSSPYLSFQANDQLLRVLTERSGHWFSLLPRNPCDVTSITTIPPTAPRVSPQATSTPARPRSPPQSPALPLTPSAASASASPHHPAGLLNYPLSALQVKAGASLLGVSFGSWPCGMISPSLPLCSSPSPSPMLGHSLEGNTTASVSSKSESPLPRIEKTSSIPSPTLEMPKSLDHTIPRPIPDEMLTGWWRVSDIEELRALVGALHSRGMREKGLQRQMQKYTEIIPQVCTKHKDVAMIELHELEESQVSVESVRGWCVEEQAMEMDIAVLQQVEELERKVTAASLQVKGWTFPDPQSEREDLVYYEHKPFTKLTPASAHVGDKDPKEYLEERGEKGGVMRHLDNPLDIAVTRLADLERNIERSGEEEVAHGMKVWRKALTEVRSAAQLAMCIQQLQKSIAWERSIMKVYCQMCRKGDNEDLLLLCDGCDKGCHTYCHKPKITCIPEGDWYCPACISKASGPSPKNRKPPNKPVASSAGGGKKGGEGKKNVKQAGNGEVPEEDPASASSTPKKAAKDTSRKRKTEENAPALPAANQESPVCVKRAKTARDNNRDLGLCRVLLAELERHQDAWPFLTPVNLKSVPGYRKVIKKPMDFSTIREKLVSSQYQNLETFIIDVNLVFDNCEKYNEDNSDIGRAGHNMRKFFEKRWTELLKQTN from the exons GCCGTCTGTTTGGAGCACCAGGAGAGCAGCCCTTCATTGGCTCCACATTGTCAAGTGCCTTCCCTCTAGTCAACCACCCAGCCTTCGGAGCCCTCTACACTACCGGAGCAGGCAGGCCTGAGTTTGGAGGCCTGGGTTCCCTAGGCATGTCAGCTGCTCTGGCTGCCCACCCTCAACTGGGAGCTCTCTCTG CAGAGTGGTGGCGAGCTGCTGAAGCCCATGGACGGGGAGCTGCTGCCTTTCTACCCTCTTTCATAAGCTTCCCTCCATTCTTCACCCCTCACCTTCAGCCCAACCACAGCGCCAGCCCGGTTCAGATCAGGATGCCTGGCAAGAATAGCCATGCCCCACCCAAAG GGGTGAATGGGGCAGTGAATGGCAGCGGCGTCTGTCCTCCCACCACACAATCAGGGAGCTTTTCTGCGAGTCCGGCTTCTGTTCAGGCATCGACTAAGCCAACCAAAAAGTCAGACCCCTCTGATAGTCACCGTAGCAGCCCTAAGAGCAATCCAGAGTTGGTGGAAAAACCgatccacaaaacacagaag AAGCAACGGAAGAAGCCAGCAGACACTTGTGTGGCGAGCAACAGTGAGTCCGGCACATCCTCAGACAGCTCAAGTGACGGGTCCCTCAGCAGTGATCTGGAAGACTTAGCAGAGGATGACgaagatgatgaggatgaggatgaggatgacgAAGAAGAGGACAAACAGAGTGACATGTCGGACTCAGAGAAGCGGAGCAGGAAGAGAACAAAG GTTTTGATACCAGGTACTGGAACTGCAAAGACTGACAGACCATTCTCTGGGGAGCTCCATGACAAGAAAGACACCCAGGCTCACAAGGTCTCCTCCAACCCCCCTAACCTTTTGCCCTTACCCTGCTCTGCCTCCCCTCCTGCCTTGTCCCAAACGGCGCTGCTGGCCATGCACAGCTCCAGGTCCTGGACAGAGGGCCCACAGCAACACTTCAGTGTGATCCAGTCCACTGGCTTGGCTGCCAACTCAAAGCCCCTGGCACTCCTCTCTCAGCCCCAGAGGGAGTCTTCCTCCCCCATAGCCCTCACCACATCTCCAAAGGCACTCTGCAGCACTGCCTCTCCCAAACCTCCCAAACTGctgccctcctcctctccccagCACCTGCCCCTCTCCCTCTGCTCCTCCCCTAAGCCTCGCTCAGTCCCCTCTCCGCCCCACTCAACTCTCCCACTGTCTACCTCCGCAAAACCCTTTGGTTTGACCTCATCTGCAACAAGCTCCCAGAAGTCCTCACTGAAGCCACCTCGGTGCACTGTTCCTGGCTCGGGTAAATCCAACAAGAAGAAACAGCTGGAAGCTTCACTTGCGCAGATCAATGAGTTCAGGCTAAAACAG ACCCTCATGTCCCAAGGGCAGACGTTCCCAGCTGAGctgaagaagcagcagcaggggcCAAACAAGTCTCCCAAAAGGACGTCTCTGTCTTCATCGCCATTGCCACCCGCTCTGCCTCCTCCACCCCAGAACAATCACTCCAACCTCTTCCTCTCGAGTGCCCTGCTGGGGCTCCCTGAACCTCACCACCCCAATGGAGTCATCCAAAGCATCACTCAGGACGCACCTTTGGCCCTCATCACAAAACCTCGCAAAGACTCTGCCTGTCATGGCAAGTCCCCTCAGTGTGACTCTGATGCTGGGTCAATGCCTGTCAATCTGAGCACAGGGGCGAGCAGGACCCAAACTACTGGCCAATCTGGGCCACCTTCACAGCCCTCCACTACCTCACCCCATGCCACAGGCCATGGATCCAGAAAGAACAAGACCACTAAGGGTAAGGGACAGACACCAGGGCTGGGACAGACACCAGGGCTGGGACAAGCGGACCctttagctgcctggaagggtTTCTCTCAGAACCATCTGGTACAGTCTCTAGTAGATTTGTTCCGTGGAGGAGAGCCCGGGATCGGGATTCCTGGAGTTGGTATACCTGGAGTTGGAATTCCTGGAGTGGGGATCCCTGGGACATGTAACCCCACAGCTGGTCTTCCGGCTAACAAGGAATCTGATGACTcaggagatgatgatgatgatgaggatgacgaccttgaggaggaggaggaggaggaggaggatgaagaggattCAGATGATAGTCTTTCAG AGTCTGATAGCAATTCAGACAGCGACATCTCTGGGAAGAAAGTGAAGGAGTTAAAACTGCTGCCGTCTGGATCATCTAAGAAGGAGATGACTCCCCGTAGGCTAACCAAAGGCCCAGAACTACTGAACACCTCAACCAATCACACCGCCACCAGCTGCTCCCCTCTCAACCTACAGGTCATCAAAACTCCCACCATGGTCACCAGCTCCAGTGCCTTGGCCTATCACAGCTCTCCAGGCTCTTCCTCCTACAGCCTAGCATCTCCATTAG GCTtagggaagaggaagagggtgaTGGATGAGAAGGAGTTGATGATACCTCTGGAGTTGGG gtGGCGGAGAGAAACAAGAATCAAATCTGTGGCAGGGCGATCACAGGGAGAGGTGGCCTACTACGGCCCGTGTGGCAAGAAACTAAGGCAGTACCCAGATGTGATGAAG TATCTATCCAGAAATGGAATAAGTGGCATCACGCGCGATAATTTTAGCTTCAGTGCAAAGATAAGGGTTGGTGACTTCTATGAAGCCAGAGAAGGACCCCAG GGTTTACAATGGAGCCTGTTGAATGAAGAGGAGGTCATTCCTCATATTTTGGCGATGGAAGGCCGTAGGGGTCGCCCCCCTAATTCAGACCGCCAGGTAGCGGGCGAAGGTGGCAAAGGTTCCCGACGGAGGAAGGGACGGCCCCCTAATGTGGGCGATCCACTGGTGCCCGAGGGCCCCAGTCCCAGTGAAGTCAAACTCCTGCGCAAGCTAGAGGCTCAAG AAATAGCCCGACAGGCCGCCCAGATGAAACTGATGAGAAAACTGGAAAAGCAAGCAATGGCGCGTGCAGCCAAAGAAGCTCGGAAACAGCAAG CTATCATGGCAgcggaggagaggaggaagcagAAAGAGCAGATCAAGATCCTAAAGCAGCAG gaaaagATCAAGCGCATTCAGCAGATTCGGATGGAGAAGGAACTCAGGGCGCAGCAAATTTTGGAG GCCAAAcggagaaagaaggaagaagcCGCCAATGCCAAAATATTGGAGGCGGAAAAACGGATAAag GAAAAAGAGTTGAGGAGACAGCAGGCGGAGATTCTCAAACACCAG gagagagagaggaggaggcaaCATATAATGCTGATGAAGGCTGTTGAGGCTCGCAAGAAAGCAGAG GAGCGTGAGCGCTTGCGGCAGGAAAAAAGGGATGAGAAGCGACTGAACAAAGAGCGCAAACTGGAGCAACGAAGGCTGGAGCTGGAGATAGCGAGGGAACTGAAGAAGCCAAATGAAgacatgtgtctgtctgatCATAAG CCTCTCCCTGAGTTCTCCCGCATTCCTGGACTCATCTTACCAGGACGTGCCGTGTCTAACTGCCTGATGCTGATGCAGTTCCTGCGAGGCTTCGGGAAGGTTTTGGGGCTTGATTTGAATGTGGATGTGCCTACCCTGGGCATGCTACAGGAGGGCCTGCTCAATGTGGGGGACAGCATGGGCCAGGTTCAAGACCTTCTGGTCAAACTGCTTTCTCTGGCAGTCTGTGATCCCGGTTTGCCACCTGGACAAAAG ACAAAAACCATGCTGGGGGACCACCTGACCAATGTTGGCATCAACAGGGATAATGTGTCTGAGGTGCTACAGATGTACATGGGAGCCCATTGTGCCAATACTGAGCTGGCCCCTCTGGCCCTCAGTCTAAAGACCAAGGCCTTCCAGGCCCACAAGCCCACCCAGAAGGCCTCAATCCTGGGCTTCCTGGCTAATGAGCTGGCCTGCAGCAAAGCTGTTATCAG TGAGATTGACAAGAACCTGGATCAGATGGCAAACATGAGGAAGGACAAGGTCATCATGGAGGGAAAACTGAAGAA gTTGAAGACCATTCATGCCAAACGTACTGGGAGGAGGGAGGCCAGTATGGGGGTTGAAGAGAACCAGTCTATGGGCACTCCGTCCTCTGCCGCCAAACGCAAGAGGAAACTGGGCGGAGACAGcgacgatgatgatgacgacgatGACGACAGTGATGACCAGGCagaggacgaggaggacgaggaggaggaagaaattAAGAAGGTTAAAAAAGTGGAGACCTATGATGAG GATGAGGTTGACCAAGCCACCAGtctggaggagctggagaagcAGATAGAGAAATTAGCCAAG CAACATCATCAGACCAGGCGAAAGCTGTTTGAGATATCCCATTCTCTACGCTCCATGATGTATGGCCAGGACCGTTACCGCCGCCGGTACTGGGTGCTCCCCCACTGCGGAGGGGTCTTCATTGAAGCCATGGAGAGTGGAGAAG CTCCAGAGGAACTGGAGGAGGAGCgacagagaaggaggagagcgGCAGAGGAGGTCCAGGTCAAAGAGGAACCTCAGGAGATCGAGTTGCAGAAGGAGAACGCCACCAACCTCGATGGACAGAGCATTAGAACACAAGGCTTGGAGCAAGAGAAcgaggaggaaaaggagaggaagaaaaactcCACGGCCCTCTTCTACCAGCAGCCGGGCTGTAATTCCAAACTGTTCACATTCCGGGATGACGGCAAGGACTTTGGCAAAGACACTGTAATGGCAGAGGACAAGGAGATTCCCCGTGTGAGACATAACGGCAGCCCTGTGGGCACTCCTGTTGCAACAAGCACGGTAACATCATCCTCCCCCATTCACAGTACCTCTGAGCCGGCAGTAGCAAAAAAAACCTCTTTTAAAGACACTACAAACATCCCTCCCCTAGCCTCAACCTCTTTATCTGTCCCGTGCCTGCCAGTCCCACATGAAAGCCCAGGGAACACTCCTCCAACCTCATCTCCGTACTTGTCATTCCAAGCCAACGACCAGCTACTCAGAGTCTTGACAGAGAGGAGTGGACACTGGTTCAGTCTGCTCCCTCGCAACCCCTGTGACGTCACTTCCATCACCACAATTCCTCCCACAGCGCCCCGTGTGTCTCCCCAGGCGACCTCTACCCCAGCCAGGCCAAGATCCCCACCTCAGTCCCCTGCCCTGCCTCTCACCCCTTCTGCTGCTTCAGCCTCAGCCAGCCCGCACCACCCAGCTGGCCTCCTCAACTACCCACTATCCGCCCTGCAG gtGAAGGCTGGTGCTTCATTGCTAGGAGTTTCTTTCGGAAGCTGGCCCTGTGGCATGATAAGTCCCAGCCTGCCTCTGTGCAGCAGCCCTAGTCCCAGCCCCATGCTGGGTCACTCTCTGGAGGGCAACACGACAGCAAGTGTCTCCAGCAAAAGTGAATCCCCTTTACCTCGCATTGAAAAAACCTCATCCATCCCCTCTCCTACCCTAGAGATGCCCAAATCCCTGGACCACACCATACCTCGGCCTATTCCAGATG AGATGCTGACAGGGTGGTGGCGGGTGTCTGACATCGAGGAGCTGAGGGCTTTAGTCGGTGCTCTCCACAGCCGAGGCATGAGGGAGAAGGGCCTACAGAGGCAAATGCAGAAATACACAGAGATCATCCCCCAGGTCTGCACCAAACACAAAGATG TGGCCATGATCGAGCTCCATGAGCTGGAGGAGAGCCAGGTCAGTGTGGAGTCTGTGCGGGGCTGGTGTGTTGAGGAGCAGGCGATGGAGATGGACATTGCCGTGCTGCAACAGGTAGAGGAGCTGGAGAGGAAGGTGACTGCAGCCAGCCTGCAGGTCAAG GGCTGGACATTTCCGGACCCTCAATCTGAGCGAGAGGACCTGGTGTATTACGAGCACAAACCCTTCACCAAATTAACGCCAGCGTCTGCACACGTGGGAGACAAGGACCCCAAGGAGTATCTGGAGGAGCGGGGGGAGAAGGGCGGGGTGATGCGTCACCTGGACAACCCGCTGGACATAGCAGTGACACGTCTGGCTGATCTGGAGCGCAACATCGAGAGAAG CGGTGAAGAGGAGGTGGCCCATGGTATGAAGGTGTGGAGGAAGGCGCTGACTGAAGTGCGTAGTGCTGCTCAGTTGGCCATGTGTATTCAACAACTGCAGAAGTCTATCGCCTGGGAGAGGTCAATTATGAAAGTG tATTGCCAGATGTGCAGGAAGGGGGACAACGAGGACCTTCTCCTGCTGTGTGATGGCTGTGATAAAGGCTGCCACACTTACTGTCACAAACCCAAGATCACCTGTATCCCAGAGGGAGACTGGTACTGCCCGGCCTGCATATCCAAG GCAAGTGGCCCATCtcccaaaaacagaaaacctcCAAACAAACCTGTAGCATCCAGCGCAGGAGGTGGTAAGAAAGGTGGAGAGGGGAAGAAGAACGTGAAGCAGGCAGGTAACGGGGAAGTACCGGAGGAGGACCCGGCCAGCGCCAGCAGCACACCCAAGAAAGCAGCAAAAGACACCAGCAGGAAGAGGAAAACAGAAGAGAACGCACCTGCTCTGccagcagccaatcaggagagccctgtgtgtgtgaagcGAGCCAAGACAGCTAGAGACAACAACAGGGATCTGGGGTTATGCAG GGTACTCCTTGCTGAGTTGGAGCGGCATCAGGATGCATGGCCTTTTCTCACACCTGTCAACCTGAAATCGGTCCCTGGCTACAGGAAGGTCATCAAGAAACCGATGGACTTCTCCACCATACGGGAGAAGCTTGTGAGCAGCCA gtaTCAAAACCTGGAGACTTTCATCATTGATGTCAACTTGGTCTTTGATAACTGTGAAAAATACAATGAAGACAATTCGGACATTGGTCGAGCTGGTCATAACATGAGGAAGTTCTTTGAGAAGCGCTGGACTGAGCttctgaaacaaacaaactaa